A region of Streptomyces cinnamoneus DNA encodes the following proteins:
- a CDS encoding ornithine cyclodeaminase, with protein sequence MTTSSPAPGPRTPDAPGDDKTLRVLSTSDLAQIDISLADVVATVENAYRTLAAGRSDNPRKLTVKPPDGHSVSYAMLGRDGSREVVAIKTSYKHGLDRERDGQHYYTALTLYDDVTGLPVAMMDCGRIGALRTPAASALLARECARPGARSALVVGTGTQGRLALPFLLTTLPALDRLMLFGTRPEGVEAVRAELRRHFPGREAEVVTDLRAAAGAADVVVATAGPHTPAAVDASWLAPGSLSILVGHGLAPSTLHRADRVVATSEAQMRVTGTDMADAEGRLPAVDAEFPAVLAGLAQGRRSPDEHVFAYNSGLVVTDIALGHRLAQLAIAEGRGTRVPLWR encoded by the coding sequence ATGACCACCAGCAGCCCCGCACCCGGCCCCCGCACACCGGACGCCCCCGGCGACGACAAAACCTTGCGCGTCCTGTCCACCAGCGACCTCGCGCAGATCGACATATCCCTCGCGGACGTCGTGGCCACCGTGGAGAACGCCTACCGCACCCTCGCGGCGGGACGGTCCGACAATCCGCGCAAGCTCACCGTCAAGCCCCCGGACGGCCACTCCGTCTCCTACGCCATGCTCGGCCGCGACGGCTCCCGCGAGGTCGTCGCGATCAAGACCTCGTACAAGCACGGCCTGGACCGGGAGCGTGACGGGCAGCACTACTACACCGCGCTGACCCTCTACGACGATGTCACCGGCCTGCCGGTGGCGATGATGGACTGCGGCCGCATCGGCGCCCTGCGCACCCCGGCCGCCTCCGCCCTCCTCGCCCGCGAGTGCGCCCGCCCCGGGGCCCGCAGCGCCCTGGTCGTCGGCACCGGCACCCAGGGCCGCCTCGCCCTGCCGTTCCTGCTCACCACGCTCCCCGCGCTCGACCGGCTGATGCTCTTCGGCACCCGCCCCGAGGGCGTCGAGGCCGTCCGCGCCGAACTGCGGCGGCACTTCCCCGGCCGGGAGGCGGAGGTCGTCACCGACCTGCGGGCCGCCGCCGGGGCCGCCGACGTCGTCGTCGCCACCGCCGGTCCCCACACCCCCGCCGCCGTCGACGCCTCCTGGCTCGCGCCCGGCAGCCTCTCGATCCTCGTCGGCCACGGCCTGGCGCCCTCCACCCTGCACCGGGCGGACCGGGTCGTGGCCACCAGCGAGGCGCAGATGCGGGTCACCGGCACCGACATGGCGGACGCCGAGGGCCGGCTGCCCGCCGTGGACGCCGAGTTCCCGGCCGTCCTCGCCGGGCTGGCCCAGGGCCGCCGCTCCCCCGACGAACACGTCTTCGCCTACAACAGCGGCCTGGTCGTCACCGACATCGCGCTCGGCCACCGGCTCGCCCAGCTGGCCATCGCCGAGGGCCGGGGAACGCGGGTGCCGCTGTGGCGATAG
- a CDS encoding amino acid decarboxylase has translation MALPAGASLPSLPAHPDPRLDEAAASGLLHELAHAFGGPFHLLVPERLDANAAAFRAALAEAGVTGRVYYAKKANKAAAFVERCAATGTGVDVASAGELREALGHGVRGEDLVVTGPAKDPALLRVAVLQGALIAVDALDELDRIVEVARAGPARPARVLLRRLPPTQPHSRFGLDEAELDKALARCAEAGPLVRMEGFSFHLSGYAVQPRADLAGQLVEQCLRARTMGLPADRVSIGGGFAVDYAAADDWHTFLATQRPAHYHAGKTFTAGDFYPYHSPVAGAAALRAVLATRPDGGGVTLAARLRETGTELLLEPGRALLDGAGHSVFRVQGVKDRAGYALVTVDGTSLSLSEQWFASEYLPEPRLVRAPDRSGGRQAGAGEVHPASVGAATCLESDMLSWRKIPFPARPAPGDLLVYPNTAGYQMDSNESPFHDLPLPPKAVLEPAAAGGRPRWRLDRRPPL, from the coding sequence ATAGCGCTCCCGGCCGGCGCCTCGCTACCCTCCCTGCCGGCGCACCCCGACCCGCGGCTCGACGAGGCCGCCGCCAGCGGACTGCTCCACGAGCTCGCGCACGCCTTCGGCGGTCCCTTCCACCTCCTCGTGCCCGAGCGCCTCGACGCGAACGCCGCCGCCTTCCGCGCGGCGCTCGCCGAAGCCGGCGTGACGGGCCGGGTGTACTACGCGAAGAAGGCCAACAAGGCCGCCGCCTTCGTCGAACGGTGCGCGGCCACCGGCACCGGCGTCGACGTGGCCTCCGCCGGCGAGCTCCGGGAAGCCCTCGGCCACGGGGTGCGCGGCGAGGACCTGGTGGTGACCGGCCCCGCCAAGGACCCCGCCCTCCTGCGCGTCGCCGTCCTCCAGGGCGCGCTGATCGCGGTCGACGCCCTCGACGAGCTCGACCGGATCGTCGAGGTGGCACGGGCGGGCCCCGCCCGGCCCGCCCGGGTGCTGCTGCGGCGCCTGCCGCCCACCCAGCCGCACAGCCGCTTCGGCCTGGACGAGGCCGAGCTCGACAAGGCCCTGGCGCGCTGCGCCGAAGCGGGACCGCTGGTGCGGATGGAGGGCTTCAGCTTCCATCTGTCCGGCTACGCCGTGCAGCCGCGCGCCGACCTGGCCGGACAGCTGGTCGAACAGTGCCTGCGGGCCCGCACGATGGGCCTGCCCGCGGACCGGGTGAGCATCGGCGGGGGCTTCGCCGTGGACTACGCGGCGGCCGACGACTGGCACACCTTCCTCGCCACCCAGCGGCCGGCCCACTACCACGCCGGCAAGACCTTCACGGCGGGCGACTTCTACCCGTACCACTCCCCCGTCGCCGGGGCAGCGGCGCTGCGTGCCGTCCTGGCCACCCGCCCCGACGGCGGCGGGGTCACTCTGGCCGCGCGGCTGCGGGAGACGGGGACGGAGCTGCTCCTGGAGCCCGGGCGGGCCCTGCTCGACGGTGCGGGGCACTCCGTCTTCCGCGTCCAGGGCGTCAAGGACCGCGCCGGCTACGCGCTGGTGACCGTGGACGGCACCAGCCTGAGCCTGTCCGAGCAGTGGTTCGCCAGCGAGTACCTGCCCGAACCCCGCCTCGTCCGGGCCCCGGACCGCTCCGGCGGCCGGCAGGCCGGAGCCGGGGAGGTGCACCCGGCGAGCGTGGGGGCGGCGACCTGTCTGGAGTCCGACATGCTCAGCTGGCGGAAGATCCCCTTCCCGGCCCGGCCCGCTCCCGGGGACCTCCTGGTCTACCCCAACACCGCCGGGTACCAGATGGACTCCAACGAGTCGCCCTTCCACGACCTGCCGCTGCCGCCCAAGGCCGTCCTCGAACCCGCCGCCGCGGGCGGACGGCCCCGCTGGCGGCTCGACCGCCGCCCTCCCCTGTGA